One segment of Acidianus sp. HS-5 DNA contains the following:
- a CDS encoding FAD-binding protein — MDELLDIEHSKEEREDFAGYKVSPLIVFYPRKEEEVVRIVKYAYSHGIPVVPWGSGSSLTGATACKNCIIIDLSKMDKILEINDVDWYVRVQPGVKLIDLYEAVESKGFFFPPDPASFFLCTVGGAISEGSGGMKGVKYGPFREWVLSLRVVLPTGEVVKVGEPLRKNRAGYDLTHLFVGSEGTLGIITEAWLRIIPKPRKKIYTVKVLLPDFKTVAENIIGIRKARILPEFSEYIDADVIRALNKNLNAGLEEAEGGMLLISIEEDQLNDLLKVLKGEVIVLEGDEAERLYSLRSQAAIAVKAETKSFYAEDIVVPVSRLPEAIDKLNEIAKKHNTKFYIISHIGDGNLHPNIVVDDEKEEIFDEIARVAIDLGGSVTGEHGVGIQKAKMMAEQIKIHNGESVLDLMMEIKKTVDPKDIMNPDKYVELAYKLK; from the coding sequence ATGGACGAGTTACTTGATATAGAACACTCAAAGGAAGAAAGGGAAGACTTCGCAGGGTATAAAGTCTCTCCCCTCATTGTATTTTATCCGAGGAAAGAAGAGGAGGTAGTAAGGATAGTTAAATACGCATATTCCCACGGTATCCCGGTAGTCCCTTGGGGTTCTGGAAGCAGTTTAACCGGAGCAACTGCTTGTAAGAACTGTATCATCATAGATCTTTCTAAGATGGACAAAATCCTTGAGATAAACGACGTGGACTGGTATGTGAGGGTACAGCCTGGAGTGAAGTTAATAGACCTTTATGAAGCTGTAGAAAGCAAAGGTTTCTTCTTCCCTCCGGATCCTGCCAGCTTTTTCCTTTGTACTGTAGGTGGGGCAATATCTGAAGGCTCCGGAGGAATGAAGGGAGTAAAATACGGGCCTTTCAGGGAATGGGTACTTTCATTGAGGGTAGTTTTACCCACAGGAGAAGTAGTGAAAGTAGGAGAGCCTTTAAGGAAGAATAGGGCTGGTTATGATTTAACTCACTTGTTTGTAGGAAGCGAGGGTACGCTGGGGATAATAACTGAGGCTTGGTTGAGGATAATTCCTAAGCCCAGGAAGAAGATTTATACTGTGAAGGTTCTTCTACCCGACTTTAAGACTGTTGCTGAAAATATTATAGGAATAAGGAAAGCCAGAATTTTGCCAGAGTTTTCTGAGTACATTGACGCAGACGTAATAAGGGCACTTAACAAGAACTTAAATGCCGGACTTGAGGAAGCTGAGGGGGGAATGTTACTTATTTCCATAGAAGAAGACCAGCTAAACGACCTACTCAAAGTACTTAAAGGTGAAGTTATTGTTCTTGAAGGTGATGAAGCTGAGAGGCTTTATTCCTTGAGGTCTCAAGCTGCAATTGCGGTAAAGGCTGAGACTAAGTCTTTTTACGCTGAAGATATCGTAGTCCCGGTATCGAGGCTCCCTGAGGCGATTGATAAACTTAATGAGATTGCTAAAAAACATAATACGAAGTTTTACATTATTTCCCACATAGGTGACGGAAACCTTCATCCTAATATCGTAGTTGATGACGAGAAGGAGGAAATTTTTGATGAAATTGCTAGGGTAGCCATAGATCTAGGTGGTTCAGTTACCGGAGAGCATGGTGTGGGAATTCAAAAGGCTAAGATGATGGCTGAGCAGATAAAGATCCATAACGGTGAAAGTGTTTTAGACCTCATGATGGAGATAAAGAAGACTGTAGACCCAAAAGATATAATGAACCCTGATAAGTACGTTGAGCTAGCTTATAAACTTAAGTAA
- a CDS encoding MFS transporter, with product MDKISLITFIVVLGTMMAAIDSTIVILALPTMIQCLHTDLLTLIWVILIYLLTTAVLTTQLGRLGDRLGRGRIYNLGFIIFTAGSALCGASPTATFLVSSRAIQAVGASMLQANSGAIIADNYPPNRRGKAYGYTSIGWNVGAILGIILGGILTTFVGWRYIFYINVPIGVIAVILGLREIKDKLTLNSKFDIGGVILLASSLILVTYGAAEIAGIGITSTNVVLILSGILLLIPFYFVEKKQQFPLIDFKVFTNRVLTSSLLASFLQSAGYLATAFILIMYLQGIRGLTPFNASLLLVPGYVLASMISPITGRLSDKIGARIPATIGIGLMMIAAFIYAHLTLTTPYYYIILTSIVGGLGSSFFYPANNSAIMSNAPRNIYGGVSGIMRTLANIGILISYVIAISIASLTIPRYVAFEVFLGTYSLGELSGKFLLGIHSAFYASIVILSIALVLSAIRGKEERSYLN from the coding sequence ATGGACAAGATATCGTTAATTACTTTTATAGTAGTCCTAGGCACTATGATGGCCGCAATTGATTCTACCATAGTAATTTTAGCGTTACCAACGATGATACAGTGCCTTCACACTGACTTACTTACACTCATATGGGTAATACTGATTTACCTGCTTACGACAGCAGTATTAACTACTCAACTCGGTAGACTGGGAGACAGACTTGGGAGGGGAAGGATATACAACTTAGGTTTCATAATCTTTACTGCAGGCTCTGCATTATGCGGTGCTTCGCCTACTGCTACTTTCCTAGTGTCTTCTAGGGCGATCCAAGCTGTTGGAGCTTCAATGCTTCAAGCTAACAGTGGTGCAATAATTGCTGATAATTATCCTCCTAACAGAAGGGGTAAAGCTTATGGTTATACTTCAATAGGTTGGAACGTAGGAGCAATTCTCGGAATAATCTTAGGAGGAATTCTGACAACTTTCGTAGGTTGGCGTTACATATTTTACATAAACGTTCCAATAGGGGTTATAGCAGTGATTCTAGGTCTGAGGGAAATCAAGGATAAGCTCACATTAAACTCTAAGTTTGACATAGGAGGAGTAATACTTCTAGCCTCCTCTCTTATTCTAGTAACTTATGGTGCTGCAGAAATTGCAGGTATAGGGATTACGAGTACAAACGTTGTGTTAATACTCTCTGGAATTCTTCTCCTCATTCCCTTCTATTTCGTGGAGAAAAAACAGCAGTTTCCCTTGATCGACTTTAAGGTTTTCACTAACAGAGTACTTACTTCTTCACTTTTGGCTTCTTTCCTACAAAGCGCAGGTTATTTAGCTACAGCCTTTATTCTAATAATGTACTTACAAGGAATTAGGGGGTTAACTCCATTTAATGCTTCTTTACTTCTTGTCCCTGGATATGTTTTAGCTAGCATGATAAGTCCTATTACAGGAAGGCTCTCTGATAAGATAGGTGCGAGAATTCCAGCAACAATAGGAATAGGATTAATGATGATTGCTGCATTCATTTATGCTCACCTTACTTTAACAACTCCTTATTATTACATAATACTCACGTCGATTGTAGGAGGACTAGGTTCATCATTCTTTTATCCTGCAAATAACAGTGCAATAATGTCAAATGCCCCTAGGAATATTTACGGTGGAGTTTCAGGAATAATGAGGACTTTGGCTAATATAGGAATTCTTATCAGTTATGTTATAGCAATATCGATTGCTTCTTTAACAATACCTAGATATGTAGCTTTTGAGGTATTCCTAGGTACTTATTCCTTAGGAGAGTTGAGTGGTAAGTTTTTACTTGGAATTCATTCAGCGTTTTATGCTTCCATTGTAATCCTTTCTATCGCTCTAGTCCTTTCAGCAATAAGGGGTAAGGAAGAAAGGAGTTACTTAAATTAA